In Paenibacillus algicola, a genomic segment contains:
- a CDS encoding polymorphic toxin type 33 domain-containing protein, translating to MKKETYGKNAEISKYDLYVDKSTGQIYAMRKGGKGEPTPTGTF from the coding sequence GTGAAAAAAGAAACATACGGAAAAAATGCGGAAATTAGCAAATATGATTTGTACGTGGACAAGTCGACGGGTCAAATATATGCTATGAGAAAAGGCGGAAAAGGTGAGCCGACTCCTACTGGTACTTTTTAA
- a CDS encoding DUF4279 domain-containing protein, with protein MTETTVRAEFIMVGDNFPTEEITQALQLEPTEAYNRGDFSKSMKQRLESCWSISTPYEASFDINIQLMKVIEIIKSKQKVLLHLKEQYSLKFMFMIVINIENNDKPAVYLESDTIHFASEIGASINFDYYIYS; from the coding sequence ATGACAGAAACAACAGTAAGGGCAGAGTTTATTATGGTAGGTGATAATTTTCCAACTGAGGAGATTACTCAAGCATTACAACTTGAACCAACAGAAGCATATAATAGAGGAGACTTTTCAAAGTCAATGAAACAACGATTGGAAAGTTGTTGGTCAATTAGCACGCCGTACGAAGCATCATTTGATATAAATATTCAATTAATGAAAGTCATCGAAATAATCAAGTCAAAGCAGAAAGTTTTACTGCACTTAAAAGAGCAGTATTCGTTAAAATTTATGTTTATGATAGTTATCAACATTGAAAATAACGATAAACCTGCAGTTTACCTTGAAAGTGATACGATTCATTTTGCCAGTGAAATAGGAGCATCTATAAATTTTGATTACTATATTTACTCTTAG
- a CDS encoding IS256 family transposase → MNHFTSDLVQALVTKQDVSEIFRNHLEMAMNRLLETELTAFLDDEKYDRAGVNSGNSRNGSYTRTLHTEYGDLKLNIPRDRNGEFKQQTVAPYKRSNDTLEAFVIHMFQKGVTMTEIADLIEKMYGHHYTPQTVSNMTKTMVEHVDALTTRQLAKRYVCVYIDATYVAVKRETVSKEAIYLAVGIREDGSKEVLAYTIAPTESAYIWNELLQDVKARGTEEVLLFISDGLKGIVSAIEQVYPRAKYQSCCVHVSRSIAHKVRVTDRLEICNDFKTVYRAENEEQGKTALDELCTKWKSSYPKVVKSLQENPYIFTFYSFPESIWRSIYSTNLIESFNKQNKKYTKRKEQFPHEEALEKFLVAQFEGYNQRFATRCHTGFDQARAELQAMFTTTD, encoded by the coding sequence ATGAATCATTTTACATCAGATTTAGTTCAGGCTCTAGTCACAAAGCAGGATGTGAGCGAAATTTTTCGCAATCATCTGGAGATGGCTATGAATCGGTTGTTAGAAACTGAGCTCACCGCATTTTTAGATGATGAGAAATATGATCGTGCAGGTGTAAACTCAGGGAACTCTCGGAACGGAAGCTACACACGCACGTTGCACACCGAATATGGAGATCTGAAACTCAACATTCCCCGAGATCGAAATGGAGAGTTTAAACAGCAAACCGTTGCTCCGTACAAGCGCTCCAATGACACGCTGGAGGCCTTCGTCATTCACATGTTCCAGAAAGGTGTGACGATGACGGAGATTGCTGACCTCATTGAGAAAATGTATGGGCATCACTATACGCCGCAAACCGTATCAAATATGACCAAAACCATGGTTGAACATGTCGATGCCTTAACGACACGCCAGCTGGCTAAACGTTATGTTTGCGTGTATATCGATGCCACTTATGTGGCTGTGAAACGGGAAACGGTCTCGAAAGAAGCCATCTATCTAGCCGTGGGCATTCGTGAGGACGGCTCTAAAGAGGTGTTAGCGTACACCATCGCTCCGACAGAGTCTGCTTACATATGGAATGAATTGCTTCAAGACGTGAAAGCACGCGGCACCGAAGAGGTTCTTCTCTTTATTTCCGATGGTTTAAAGGGCATTGTGTCTGCCATTGAACAAGTTTATCCTCGGGCGAAGTACCAGTCTTGCTGCGTCCATGTTTCACGCAGCATAGCCCACAAAGTACGTGTAACGGACCGGCTTGAGATCTGCAATGATTTTAAAACCGTGTACCGTGCAGAGAACGAAGAACAAGGAAAGACCGCTCTAGATGAGCTTTGTACCAAGTGGAAATCCAGCTATCCCAAGGTTGTGAAATCTCTGCAGGAAAACCCCTATATCTTCACGTTCTACAGCTTTCCAGAGTCCATCTGGAGAAGTATTTACTCTACGAATCTCATCGAGTCGTTTAACAAACAGAATAAGAAATACACCAAGCGCAAAGAGCAATTCCCACACGAGGAAGCGTTGGAGAAGTTTTTGGTTGCACAGTTTGAGGGCTACAACCAACGTTTCGCAACCCGATGCCATACCGGCTTTGACCAGGCTCGGGCTGAACTACAGGCTATGTTCACAACCACAGATTAA
- a CDS encoding WXG100 family type VII secretion target — MSRILVPPEVLMQAAEHFKHGANQLEGMNNALRQSIHKMSMEWEGMTRERFFGDFQKASREMKQTLEHMHEVQLELTRAAIKFQILDGSLDPNCVNPEFLPAGITNNFIMCGPDQIMPAPKSIGDEIDGFLKGAGSGAKRISNSIKETAVNLYEDPINTAGSMFYNATIGTAEYIINTAVWGAKMTFDVGNTRGDFDKQMAGIQSEIDEKGWSAFLGQQTAMGLSAFMMHRVGIKPKLNMPEGGSSGGSNGSSSSGSGGSDSNRDGTGDSSDNGGKDGKPDDENPEDKTGNEGTGKAMGNMINDIRTKTPDQLLKEGWKDVTDPRKAQNTMSREYYNPETGVKISYDPGKKGATGFEAVDHYHVHNPNYTDKKVDYYFDIDGNPVGKGSKASHIVIKDGE; from the coding sequence ATGTCGAGAATACTGGTTCCCCCTGAAGTACTGATGCAGGCAGCGGAGCATTTCAAACACGGTGCTAATCAACTAGAGGGAATGAATAATGCGCTGCGCCAAAGCATCCACAAGATGTCGATGGAGTGGGAAGGAATGACCCGGGAGCGTTTTTTCGGTGATTTCCAGAAGGCCTCCCGAGAGATGAAGCAGACGCTGGAGCATATGCATGAGGTTCAGTTAGAATTAACACGTGCAGCTATCAAGTTTCAGATCCTTGACGGCAGTCTGGATCCGAACTGCGTGAACCCGGAGTTCCTGCCAGCAGGGATAACGAATAACTTTATCATGTGCGGACCGGACCAAATCATGCCTGCCCCTAAATCCATTGGAGATGAAATAGATGGGTTTTTAAAGGGAGCAGGCTCGGGAGCTAAGAGGATATCCAACTCTATTAAAGAGACCGCCGTAAACCTCTATGAAGATCCTATTAATACGGCTGGCAGTATGTTTTATAATGCGACAATTGGAACAGCTGAGTACATCATTAACACTGCGGTGTGGGGCGCAAAAATGACTTTTGACGTTGGTAACACACGCGGAGACTTCGACAAGCAGATGGCCGGCATCCAATCTGAAATTGATGAGAAAGGCTGGTCCGCTTTCCTGGGGCAGCAAACCGCGATGGGGCTTAGCGCCTTTATGATGCACCGGGTGGGGATTAAGCCAAAGCTGAATATGCCTGAGGGCGGAAGCAGCGGCGGGAGCAACGGAAGCAGCAGTAGTGGTAGTGGTGGTAGTGACAGTAATCGAGACGGCACTGGAGACAGTTCGGACAATGGCGGTAAAGATGGTAAGCCGGATGATGAGAACCCGGAGGACAAGACGGGGAATGAGGGTACGGGTAAAGCCATGGGCAACATGATTAACGACATAAGAACAAAGACACCAGATCAATTGCTCAAAGAAGGCTGGAAGGATGTAACAGATCCAAGGAAAGCCCAGAATACCATGTCTCGGGAATATTATAATCCTGAAACAGGTGTAAAAATCAGTTATGATCCAGGAAAGAAAGGTGCTACAGGATTTGAAGCGGTAGACCATTACCATGTCCACAATCCGAATTATACCGATAAAAAAGTTGATTATTATTTTGATATTGACGGGAATCCTGTGGGTAAAGGTTCGAAAGCTTCTCATATTGTAATAAAGGACGGTGAGTAA
- a CDS encoding recombinase family protein yields MQNVVGYVRVSTQGQVKDGYSLQYQVDEITRYCRENHCNLLRIYEDRGISGAKVDEEGLTVEREGLQNMLADISQLNIQGVIVLNTSRLWRSDMAKVLIQRELKRNQADVKAIEQPNYSIYAYDPNDFLVNGMLELLDQYQRLEIALKLGRGRRKKAEQGGYAGGGIPFGYRVIKGKKLLIVDDRKAEIVRRLFELKQQNSHWTLAQYAKQLNKEGYTTDQGKYFTKVQIKRIFDHELTYRGIYSYGSIEATGQHQAII; encoded by the coding sequence ATGCAAAATGTCGTTGGTTATGTCCGGGTTTCAACTCAGGGGCAAGTCAAAGACGGTTACAGTCTGCAATATCAGGTTGATGAAATAACCCGATATTGCCGGGAAAACCACTGCAATCTGCTCCGAATTTACGAAGATCGGGGAATTAGTGGGGCAAAAGTCGATGAAGAAGGCTTGACCGTTGAACGTGAAGGGTTGCAAAACATGCTTGCCGACATCAGCCAGTTGAATATTCAAGGAGTTATCGTATTGAATACTTCGCGTTTGTGGCGTTCGGACATGGCAAAGGTATTGATTCAGCGGGAATTGAAGCGGAACCAAGCCGATGTGAAGGCGATAGAGCAGCCGAATTATAGCATCTATGCGTATGACCCGAACGACTTCTTGGTCAATGGAATGCTCGAATTGCTTGATCAGTACCAACGTCTTGAGATCGCGTTGAAGCTTGGCAGAGGAAGAAGGAAAAAGGCAGAGCAGGGCGGTTACGCAGGCGGAGGAATCCCCTTTGGCTACAGAGTGATCAAGGGCAAGAAGCTGCTCATTGTCGATGATCGAAAAGCCGAGATTGTCAGAAGGTTGTTTGAACTGAAGCAGCAGAACTCGCATTGGACATTAGCTCAATATGCGAAGCAACTGAACAAGGAAGGTTATACGACTGACCAAGGCAAATACTTCACCAAAGTGCAGATCAAGCGGATTTTTGATCATGAACTTACATATCGAGGGATATATTCATACGGCAGTATTGAAGCCACTGGTCAGCATCAAGCCATCATCTAA